From Sphingomonas hengshuiensis, one genomic window encodes:
- a CDS encoding glycoside hydrolase family 31 protein, with the protein MRRTAKGLAALLLSAAAPAAMAQVGEEAGGLVLRTPTERVRIEFCGPNLVHVVARPEGAAPPVLPRPWIRSACTPVKPRLERASAAQDGAGAQAPGGAAAAAPAGQVLADAGGVKLAISEANGTIVFMAPDGTRLLGEVGNGPRAYRPGAVEPSLYDVEILFHPILRQGLYGLGQHQSGLMNYQGSVVELAQSNTDIAIPFMVSTAGYGLFWNTAAASRVDNRFPTELKVTAESTDGIDYYFAYGPEMDDLVGQYRALTGQAPMFPRWAYGLFQSMDHYATGAQLEQAAAMNREGGAPMDVVVQDWRWWQRMGDKEFKTAEYPDVPAMLKRLGDRNVHTMISIWPLLSTSSNQYAQTKGAGQLVPGTQLYDPTSTEAADRYWNTLAGPLLAQGWDAFWLDGDEPELHLSAMARTDRTIQSRRLAIGPGAFYSNYFPFAHTANVHDRWVQARQDKRVFLLSRSSFAGVQAHGAASWSGDIANAFPTFEKQIAGGLNFALSGMPYWTTDIGGYYLGVLDSPPKGPDTRDPAFRELYTRWWQYGVFNPLFRTHGKRSTNENSVFSYGDATPTLLAFNRLRYRLLPYLYSLAWQVTDAHGTIMRPLVMDWRTDEKVWNIADQFLFGPALLVNPITKEGARTRTLYLPKTGWTDFWTGARQPGGRWINADAPLERIPLFVRDGSILPLGEVVEHADQDPFGPVELRVYRGADGAFDLYEDEGDGQGYSRGERAIVPIRWDEARGTLTIGKRVGTWKGAPGVRRFRIVFVAPGTGVGIDAAPGQAVEYRGAAITVRAS; encoded by the coding sequence ATGCGTCGAACCGCAAAGGGACTTGCCGCCCTGCTGCTGAGTGCAGCGGCACCGGCCGCGATGGCGCAGGTCGGCGAGGAGGCGGGGGGCCTGGTCCTGCGCACCCCGACCGAGCGCGTCCGCATCGAATTTTGCGGGCCCAATCTCGTCCATGTCGTCGCCCGCCCCGAAGGCGCGGCGCCCCCCGTATTGCCGCGCCCGTGGATCCGCAGCGCCTGCACCCCGGTCAAGCCGCGGCTGGAGCGCGCCAGCGCTGCACAGGATGGGGCAGGGGCGCAGGCGCCGGGCGGTGCCGCCGCCGCGGCACCGGCGGGGCAGGTGCTGGCCGATGCCGGCGGCGTGAAGCTCGCCATTTCCGAGGCGAACGGCACTATCGTGTTCATGGCGCCCGACGGCACTCGCCTGCTCGGCGAAGTCGGCAACGGCCCGCGCGCCTACCGGCCCGGCGCGGTCGAGCCGTCGCTCTATGATGTCGAAATCCTGTTCCACCCGATCCTGCGCCAGGGGCTCTATGGCCTCGGCCAGCATCAGTCGGGGCTGATGAACTATCAGGGTTCGGTGGTCGAACTCGCCCAGTCGAACACCGATATCGCGATTCCCTTCATGGTCTCGACCGCAGGCTATGGCCTGTTCTGGAACACCGCCGCCGCCTCGCGCGTCGACAATCGCTTCCCGACCGAGCTGAAGGTCACCGCGGAGAGCACCGACGGCATCGACTATTATTTCGCCTATGGGCCGGAGATGGACGATCTGGTCGGCCAGTATCGCGCGCTCACCGGCCAGGCGCCGATGTTCCCGCGCTGGGCCTATGGGCTGTTCCAGTCGATGGACCATTATGCCACCGGCGCGCAGCTCGAACAGGCCGCCGCGATGAACCGCGAGGGCGGTGCGCCGATGGATGTCGTGGTGCAGGACTGGCGCTGGTGGCAGCGCATGGGCGACAAGGAATTCAAGACCGCCGAATATCCCGACGTCCCCGCGATGCTCAAGCGGCTGGGCGACCGCAACGTCCACACCATGATCTCGATCTGGCCGCTGCTCTCGACCAGTTCGAACCAGTATGCGCAGACGAAGGGGGCGGGACAGCTCGTCCCCGGCACCCAGCTCTACGACCCGACGAGCACGGAAGCCGCCGACCGCTATTGGAACACGCTCGCCGGGCCGCTGCTGGCGCAGGGGTGGGACGCGTTCTGGCTCGACGGTGACGAGCCCGAACTGCATCTGTCGGCAATGGCGCGCACCGATCGCACGATCCAGTCGCGCCGCCTCGCGATCGGGCCGGGGGCGTTCTATTCGAACTATTTCCCCTTCGCGCACACCGCCAATGTCCATGATCGCTGGGTCCAGGCGCGGCAGGACAAGCGCGTGTTCCTGCTCTCGCGCTCGTCGTTCGCGGGGGTGCAGGCGCATGGCGCGGCGAGCTGGTCGGGCGATATCGCCAATGCCTTCCCGACCTTCGAGAAACAGATTGCGGGCGGGCTCAACTTCGCGCTGTCGGGGATGCCCTATTGGACCACCGATATCGGCGGCTATTATCTCGGCGTGCTCGATTCCCCGCCCAAGGGACCCGACACCCGCGACCCCGCCTTTCGCGAGCTCTACACGCGCTGGTGGCAATATGGCGTGTTCAACCCGCTGTTCCGCACCCATGGCAAGCGCTCGACCAACGAGAACAGCGTGTTCAGCTATGGCGACGCCACCCCGACGCTGCTGGCGTTCAACCGGCTGCGCTACCGGCTGCTGCCCTATCTCTATTCGCTCGCATGGCAGGTGACCGACGCGCATGGCACGATCATGCGCCCGCTGGTGATGGACTGGCGCACCGACGAGAAGGTGTGGAACATCGCCGACCAGTTCCTGTTCGGCCCCGCGCTCCTCGTCAATCCGATCACCAAGGAAGGCGCGCGGACGCGCACGCTGTACCTGCCCAAGACAGGCTGGACCGATTTCTGGACCGGCGCGCGCCAGCCGGGCGGACGCTGGATCAACGCCGATGCCCCGCTGGAGCGCATCCCGCTGTTCGTCCGCGACGGTTCGATCCTGCCGCTGGGCGAGGTGGTCGAACACGCCGATCAGGACCCGTTCGGCCCGGTCGAGCTGCGCGTCTATCGCGGCGCGGACGGCGCGTTCGACTTGTACGAGGATGAAGGCGACGGGCAGGGCTATTCCCGTGGCGAGCGCGCGATCGTGCCGATCCGCTGGGACGAGGCGCGCGGCACGCTGACGATCGGCAAGCGCGTCGGCACATGGAAGGGCGCACCCGGCGTGCGGCGCTTCCGCATAGTGTTCGTAGCACCCGGCACGGGGGTCGGCATCGATGCCGCGCCGGGGCAGGCGGTCGAGTATCGCGGCGCCGCGATCACGGTGCGCGCATCATGA